A genomic stretch from Silurus meridionalis isolate SWU-2019-XX chromosome 1, ASM1480568v1, whole genome shotgun sequence includes:
- the dipk1ab gene encoding divergent protein kinase domain 1A yields the protein MARNAIPWIWLRKPIYIQARFSYLHMKYLFFSWLAVFVGSWVVYVEYSSYTELCRGHECKNTICDKFQKGVIDGTACSSLCEKETLYFGKCLSIKPSNQVYSGSWGDLEGIIKCHMEDVPHSDLEGELEPRRESAAFNRPTKGTSVEKFREMVLSHLKAKVGDQANLHDLAVLVLGVADANKDGEISLAEARSAWALMQLNEFLMAVVLQGREHTPRLLGFCGDLYVLEKVPYAPLYGLSLPWVVEFWLPASLRRSMDQWAAPSWPRKAKIAIGLLELVEDIFHGPFGSFLMCEVNAACFGYTERHDLKVLDARRIVPEAAFQKVMRERRCEVDKDCLYGVDCYTTCDLTKHRCTTEATQPNLAKVCSALKDYLLHGAPPDVKEELEKQLYACMALRGATEQMEMEHSLILNNLKTLLWKKISHTKDSK from the exons GCTCGGTTCTCCTATTTGCACATGAAGTACCTGTTCTTTTCCTGGCTGGCCGTGTTTGTAGGAAGCTGGGTGGTGTATGTCGAGTACTCCTCCTATACAGAGCTGTGCCGTGGACATGAGTGCAAAAACACTATT tgTGATAAGTTCCAGAAAGGAGTGATCGATGGTACAGCCTGCAGTAGCTTATGTGAGAAAGAGACTCTGTATTTTGGGAAATGCCTGTCTATCAAACCAAGTAACCAG GTGTATTCTGGTAGCTGGGGAGATTTGGAGGGCATCATTAAGTGCCACATGGAGGATGTGCCACACTCTGACCTTGAAGGAGAACTGGAGCCTCGGAGAGAATCTGCAGCCTTTAATAGGCCCACTAAAGGCACATCTGTGGAAAAGTTCAGAGAGATGGTTCTGAGCCATCTAAAG GCTAAAGTGGGCGATCAGGCAAATCTGCATGACTTGGCGGTGCTCGTGCTTGGCGTAGCCGATGCCAACAAGGACGGTGAGATCTCTCTGGCAGAGGCACGCTCAGCCTGGGCTCTGATGCAGCTGAACGAGTTTTTGATGGCGGTCGTCCTGCAGGGTCGGGAACACACTCCAAGGCTGCTGGGCTTCTGCGGAGACTTGTACGTATTGGAGAAGGTGCCGTATGCACCACTCTATGGCCTCAGCCTGCCTTGGGTTGTGGAGTTTTGGCTTCCAGCAAGCCTGCGCAGGAGTATGGATCAGTGGGCAGCACCATCATGGCCTCGCAAGGCCAAAATTGCAATTGGCCTTTTAGAACTGGTGGAAGACATCTTTCATGGGCCATTTGGCAGCTTTCTTATGTGTGAAGTGAATGCAGCGTGCTTTGGCTACACCGAGCGCCATGACTTGAAGGTGCTGGACGCCAGGCGCATCGTTCCCGAAGCTGCTTTCCAGAAAGTGATGCGCGAACGGCGGTGCGAAGTCGACAAGGACTGTTTATATGGAGTAGATTGCTACACTACCTGTGACCTCACCAAGCACCGCTGCACCACTGAGGCAACACAGCCGAACTTGGCTAAAGTGTGCAGTGCACTGAAAGACTATCTGCTCCATGGAGCACCACCAGACGTTAAGGAAGAGTTAGAAAAGCAACTGTATGCATGCATGGCCCTAAGAGGAGCCACTGAGCAAATGGAGATGGAACACTCGCTTATCCTGAACAACCTGAAGACACTGTTGTGGAAGAAGATTTCACATACAAAGGACTCGAAGTGA
- the rpl5b gene encoding 60S ribosomal protein L5b — translation MGFVKVVKNKAYFKRYQVKFRRRREGKTDYFARKRLVIQDKNKYNTPKYRMIVRFSNRDIVCQIAYAKIEGDMIVCAAYSHELPKYGISVGLTNYAAAYCTGLLLARRLLNKFGLDKVYEGQVEITGDEFNVESIDGQPSAFTCYLDAGLARTTTGNKVFGALKGAVDGGLSIPHSIKRFPGYDAESKEFNSEVHRKHILGLNVAEYMALLSEEDEEAYKKQFSRFIKNGVTSEKMEEMYKKAHAAIRENPVHEKKPKREVKKKRWNRAKLTLGQRKDRVAQKKASFLRAQAAEED, via the exons ATG GGATTCGTAAAAGTAGTAAAGAACAAGGCCTATTTCAAGAGGTACCAGGTGAAGttcaggaggaggagag AGGGAAAAACTGACTACTTTGCCCGTAAGCGCCTGGTCATCCAAGACAAGAACAAATACAACACCCCCAAGTACAGGATGATTGTCCGCTTCTCCAACCGAGACATCGTCTGTCAG ATCGCCTACGCCAAGATCGAGGGAGACATGATCGTGTGTGCAGCCTACTCTCACGAGCTTCCCAAGTACGGCATCTCTGTGGGGCTGACAAACTATGCAGCGGCCTACTGCACTGGACTGCTCCTTGCCCGCAGG ctgctgAACAAATTTGGCTTGGATAAGGTGTATGAGGGCCAGGTGGAGATCACCGGAGACGAATTCAACGTGGAGAGCATCGATGGACAGCCTAGTGCTTTCACCTGCTACCTGGATGCTGGTCTTGCCAGAACAACAACTGGAAACAAAGTGTTTGGAGCCCTGAAGGGAGCCGTAGACGGAGGGCTGTCCATCCCTCACAG CATCAAGCGTTTCCCTGGCTATGATGCCGAAAGCAAAGAGTTCAACTCAGAGGTCCACCGCAAACACATTCTGGGCCTGAACGTGGCTGAATACATGGCGCTTCTGagtgaggaggatgaggaagcTTACAAAAAACAGTTTTCTCGCTTCATCAAGAACGGCGTCACCTCCGAAAAA ATGGAAGAAATGTATAAGAAGGCCCATGCAGCTATTCGTGAAAACCCAGTGCATGAAAAGAAGCCCAAGAGGGAGGTTAAGAAAAAGAG ATGGAACCGTGCCAAGCTCACCCTGGGCCAGAGGAAAGACCGCGTTGCTCAGAAGAAAGCCAGCTTCCTTCGTGCCCAGGCTGCAGAGGAGGACTAA